Proteins from a genomic interval of Quercus lobata isolate SW786 chromosome 11, ValleyOak3.0 Primary Assembly, whole genome shotgun sequence:
- the LOC115967842 gene encoding anther-specific proline-rich protein APG-like, with protein sequence MAHLSFVVLVLALSLGSTLANSPAPSPSLSPAKPPTAPHSAPTPPPTAPHSAPTPPPAAPHTSPTLSPKASPPAQSPSPKATPPPPPHPHSPSPSPAKPSAPSPASATPPSSIATPPANASAPSSHNAAVSNRFAVSGSLAVGLLAAVLVI encoded by the coding sequence ATGGCGCACCTAAGCTTTGTGGTTTTGGTGTTGGCATTGTCTCTTGGCTCCACTTTGGCAAACTCTCCAGCTCCCTCTCCATCATTGTCTCCTGCTAAGCCACCAACTGCGCCTCATTCTGCACCAACTCCACCACCAACTGCGCCTCATTCTGCTCCAACTCCGCCACCAGCTGCGCCTCATACTTCTCCAACTCTGTCTCCAAAAGCATCGCCACCGGCCCAATCGCCGTCTCCAAAGGCCACTCCTCCGCCACCTCCACACCCTCactctccttctccttctcctgcAAAACCTTCTGCTCCGTCACCGGCCAGTGCCACTCCTCCCTCATCGATCGCAACTCCACCAGCTAATGCGTCTGCTCCATCTTCACATAACGCTGCTGTTTCGAACAGATTTGCCGTCTCTGGGTCCCTGGCTGTCGGTCTCCTCGCTGCTGTTTTGGTCATTTAG